Proteins encoded within one genomic window of Brachybacterium avium:
- a CDS encoding ABC transporter ATP-binding protein, whose product MSELDWKRPLQEVLGDDETARRQLAEHAQLLPIADARTSLRFMAARLREHWAWTLLTLVVTVSGAVAAAILPRLIGSAVDVVAAGEPTDRIWTLGGQILAVGVIQAVLMALGWWLVSALGQRILAGMREDVIDRALDLPAQTMESTGIGDALSRVADDVDVAARAVNNLVPNLIQLGFLVLITLVGMAMLSPWLLLMVVIIVPMYVLAALWYLRRTGPLYRRERIAMGARAQGLLSAIHGIPTVHAYGIERRETRHVAVLSETASLLNMRVMFLVSRLVMGLNVPENLALAMVLLFGFVMVQVGGAPVGLVTAAAVYLVTLFWPMMAVIFNLDEVQSALASLARMVGVITSVDPAASPGTGLPADASIRLEQVSHAYGEDADGAERIVLRPIDLDIAPGEVVSLVGASGAGKTTLAAILAGTLAPRHGRVLHGGADLAHADLEAVRAHAAIVSQDVHVFRGTLREDLHLAAPRADDETLRRALHRVDALAWVDRLPRGLDTEVGEKGERLTAEQSQQLALARIALRDPAVLILDEATADEGSSGARVLERAALEVAHGRTTIIVAHRLSQARIADRILVMAAGAVVEQGTHDELVARGGDYARLWAAWTG is encoded by the coding sequence ATGAGCGAGCTCGACTGGAAGCGCCCGCTGCAGGAGGTGCTCGGCGATGACGAGACCGCCCGCCGGCAGCTGGCAGAGCATGCACAGCTGCTGCCGATCGCGGACGCCCGCACCTCCCTGCGGTTCATGGCGGCCCGGCTGCGGGAGCACTGGGCCTGGACGCTGCTCACCCTGGTGGTGACGGTCAGCGGAGCGGTCGCCGCCGCGATCCTTCCCCGCCTGATCGGCTCGGCCGTGGACGTGGTCGCCGCCGGCGAGCCGACGGACCGGATCTGGACGCTGGGCGGCCAGATCCTCGCCGTCGGCGTGATCCAGGCGGTGCTGATGGCACTGGGCTGGTGGTTGGTCTCGGCGCTGGGCCAGCGCATCCTCGCCGGAATGCGGGAGGACGTCATCGACCGAGCACTGGATCTGCCCGCCCAGACCATGGAGTCCACCGGGATCGGCGATGCCCTCTCACGGGTCGCCGATGACGTCGACGTCGCCGCCCGGGCGGTGAACAACCTCGTCCCGAACCTGATCCAGCTGGGTTTCCTGGTGCTGATCACCCTGGTCGGGATGGCGATGCTGTCCCCCTGGCTGCTGCTGATGGTGGTGATCATCGTGCCCATGTACGTGCTCGCGGCGCTCTGGTATCTGCGGCGCACCGGCCCTCTCTACCGGCGGGAGCGGATCGCGATGGGCGCCCGGGCCCAGGGCCTGCTCTCGGCGATCCACGGCATCCCCACCGTGCATGCCTACGGCATCGAACGGCGCGAGACCCGGCACGTCGCGGTGCTCTCGGAGACCGCATCGCTGCTGAACATGCGGGTGATGTTCCTGGTCAGCCGCCTGGTGATGGGCCTGAACGTGCCCGAGAACCTGGCGCTGGCGATGGTGCTGCTGTTCGGCTTCGTGATGGTGCAGGTCGGCGGGGCCCCCGTCGGCCTGGTCACTGCGGCCGCGGTCTACCTGGTGACCCTGTTCTGGCCGATGATGGCGGTGATCTTCAACCTCGACGAGGTGCAGTCGGCGCTGGCGAGCCTGGCGAGGATGGTCGGGGTGATCACCTCGGTCGACCCGGCCGCCTCGCCCGGCACCGGGCTCCCCGCAGACGCCTCGATCCGGCTCGAGCAGGTCTCCCACGCCTACGGCGAGGACGCGGACGGGGCCGAGCGGATCGTGCTGCGGCCGATCGATCTCGACATCGCCCCGGGCGAGGTGGTCTCCCTGGTGGGCGCCTCGGGGGCCGGCAAGACGACCCTCGCCGCGATCCTGGCCGGCACCCTGGCCCCGCGCCACGGCCGGGTGCTGCACGGAGGGGCGGACCTCGCCCACGCCGACCTCGAGGCGGTCCGCGCCCACGCCGCGATCGTCAGCCAGGACGTGCACGTCTTCCGCGGCACTCTGCGGGAGGACCTGCACCTGGCAGCGCCCCGCGCGGACGACGAGACGCTGCGCCGAGCCCTGCACCGGGTCGACGCGCTGGCCTGGGTGGACCGGCTCCCCCGCGGTCTGGACACGGAGGTCGGCGAGAAGGGTGAGCGTCTCACCGCCGAGCAGTCCCAGCAGCTGGCCCTGGCCCGGATCGCGCTGCGGGACCCGGCCGTGCTGATCCTCGACGAGGCCACGGCCGACGAAGGCTCCTCCGGGGCCCGGGTCCTGGAACGGGCCGCGCTCGAGGTCGCCCACGGCCGCACCACGATCATCGTCGCCCACCGCCTCTCGCAGGCGAGGATCGCCGACCGGATCCTGGTGATGGCCGCCGGCGCCGTGGTCGAGCAGGGCACCCATGACGAGCTGGTCGCCCGCGGTGGGGACTACGCACGCCTCTGGGCGGCGTGGACCGGCTGA
- a CDS encoding ABC transporter transmembrane domain-containing protein translates to MLDSRSTAVTAPAVPRASAPGVMASIVRAHRRMLAVVLPLATLSEGVELLTPIVLGLVIDHGVLAGDLRLTLLGALGLILLRVLGVLVWAWIFVQTQKACMYERHRLRVGLTGAVLDPRSRPVRRPAGEVLSIATSDADKASDLMDMLPWVVPSLLTVLAAAGYLAAMDIWLGLAMLLGIAVMVVVIRVITPTLSARYDDQQSQAAEAAATATDLVHGLRVLQGLGVQSRARATYRRRSRSALQAALINARYSGISSGLTTLVTGAMLAAVVVLAALRTLDGSLSLGVLIAVVGVARYVMGMLQGLSGAPVWWAGMSTSARRVRDLYTDLGRTVDDPELGLDLLTTQRDERGDLGGGPGRRGAAGGLHLPQLTVADGEIIALACADAQDADAVVDAASGRSETGARIGDQPLTPGNRLALRADLLVEPHVVDLFDGTLREQLATRSPRDTADEDQSWAAEALHAAGAEDLLRILPEGYDSRILDRGANLSGGQRQRIALARAVAADAPVLVLHDPTTAVDAVTEQNIAEALIAARRRTDRATLLVTRAPALLQEADRVVFMRDGAVVAEGTHQDLMGHAEYREVVRR, encoded by the coding sequence GTGCTCGATTCCCGTTCCACCGCCGTCACGGCGCCCGCCGTCCCCCGCGCCTCGGCACCCGGGGTGATGGCCTCGATCGTCCGCGCCCATCGCCGGATGCTCGCCGTGGTGCTGCCGCTGGCGACCCTCTCCGAAGGGGTCGAGCTGCTGACGCCGATCGTGCTGGGCCTGGTGATCGATCACGGCGTGCTCGCCGGCGATCTGCGGCTGACGCTGCTGGGCGCGCTGGGACTGATCCTGCTCCGGGTGCTGGGCGTTCTCGTGTGGGCCTGGATCTTCGTCCAGACCCAGAAGGCGTGCATGTACGAGCGTCACCGGCTGCGCGTGGGGCTGACCGGTGCGGTGCTGGACCCCCGCTCGCGCCCGGTGCGGCGCCCCGCCGGCGAGGTGCTCTCGATCGCCACCTCCGACGCCGACAAGGCCTCGGACCTGATGGACATGCTCCCGTGGGTGGTGCCCTCGCTGCTGACGGTGCTGGCCGCAGCCGGCTATCTGGCCGCGATGGACATCTGGCTGGGCCTGGCGATGCTGCTCGGCATCGCGGTGATGGTGGTGGTGATCCGGGTGATCACCCCGACTCTGTCGGCCCGCTACGACGACCAGCAGTCACAGGCCGCAGAGGCCGCCGCCACCGCGACCGACCTGGTCCACGGGTTGCGGGTGCTGCAGGGCCTCGGCGTGCAGAGCCGGGCCAGGGCCACCTACCGCCGACGCTCGCGCTCGGCGCTGCAGGCCGCACTGATCAACGCCCGCTACTCGGGGATCTCCTCCGGGCTGACCACCCTGGTCACCGGAGCCATGCTCGCCGCCGTGGTGGTGCTCGCCGCGCTGCGCACCCTGGACGGCTCGCTCTCCCTGGGTGTGCTGATCGCGGTGGTGGGCGTGGCCCGCTACGTGATGGGCATGCTGCAGGGCCTCTCGGGCGCCCCGGTGTGGTGGGCGGGCATGTCCACCTCCGCACGGCGCGTGCGTGACCTCTACACGGATCTGGGGCGGACCGTCGACGATCCGGAGCTGGGACTGGACCTGCTGACCACCCAGCGCGATGAGCGCGGCGACCTCGGCGGCGGGCCGGGCCGCCGCGGCGCGGCGGGCGGCCTGCACCTCCCCCAGCTCACGGTCGCCGACGGCGAGATCATCGCCCTGGCCTGCGCCGATGCGCAGGATGCGGATGCCGTGGTCGATGCCGCCAGCGGCCGCTCCGAGACCGGGGCGCGCATCGGAGACCAGCCGCTGACCCCCGGGAACCGTCTCGCCCTGCGCGCGGACCTGCTGGTCGAGCCCCATGTCGTGGATCTCTTCGACGGCACCCTGCGCGAACAGCTGGCGACCCGCTCCCCCCGGGACACCGCGGACGAGGACCAGTCCTGGGCCGCCGAGGCGCTGCACGCCGCCGGTGCCGAGGACCTGCTGCGGATCCTGCCCGAGGGCTACGACTCCCGCATCCTGGACCGCGGCGCGAACCTGTCCGGCGGGCAGCGTCAGCGCATCGCCCTGGCCCGGGCGGTGGCGGCGGACGCCCCGGTGCTGGTGCTGCACGACCCCACCACCGCCGTCGACGCGGTCACCGAGCAGAACATCGCCGAGGCGCTGATCGCCGCACGCCGCCGGACCGACCGGGCGACACTGCTGGTGACCCGGGCACCGGCCCTGCTGCAGGAGGCCGATCGGGTGGTGTTCATGCGGGACGGCGCGGTCGTCGCCGAGGGCACGCACCAGGACCTGATGGGCCACGCGGAGTACCGGGAGGTGGTGCGGCGATGA
- a CDS encoding disulfide bond formation protein DsbA — MSVRTVELFVDPVCPYAWMTSRWLLHAAEVRDIAPKFSVMSLSVLNEGAELDSGYRAMLDDSWGPARLAIAIDRAEGNEALSRWYTAWGERFHVGGDHRDRRSTAAAALADARLPASLIEAYDPVAGDEVDAALRASHETGISQVGNDVGTPVISFGDGTAYFGPVVSPAPKGEDAGKLLDALSTMASLDGFFELKRSRGDGVDFS; from the coding sequence TTGTCTGTGCGCACCGTCGAGCTGTTCGTCGACCCCGTCTGCCCCTACGCCTGGATGACCAGCCGCTGGCTGCTGCATGCCGCCGAGGTCCGTGACATCGCCCCGAAGTTCTCGGTGATGTCGCTGTCCGTCCTCAACGAGGGCGCCGAGCTGGATTCCGGCTACCGCGCGATGCTCGACGATTCCTGGGGCCCGGCGCGCCTGGCGATCGCGATCGACCGTGCCGAGGGCAATGAGGCACTCTCACGCTGGTACACCGCCTGGGGCGAGCGCTTCCACGTCGGCGGGGACCACCGCGACCGCCGGTCGACGGCAGCGGCCGCACTCGCGGACGCGAGGCTGCCCGCGTCCCTGATCGAGGCCTACGACCCGGTCGCCGGCGATGAGGTCGACGCCGCGCTGCGCGCCTCCCACGAGACGGGGATCTCGCAGGTCGGCAACGACGTGGGCACCCCGGTGATCTCCTTCGGGGACGGCACCGCGTACTTCGGCCCGGTGGTCTCGCCGGCACCGAAGGGCGAGGACGCCGGGAAGCTGCTCGATGCGCTCTCGACCATGGCCTCGCTCGACGGCTTCTTCGAGCTCAAGCGCTCCCGCGGCGACGGCGTCGACTTCAGCTGA
- a CDS encoding ribose-5-phosphate isomerase — protein MRVHIGTDHAGFELKNRLVAALQQKGHEVTDHGAHHFDALDDYPPFCTDVGEAVVADSESLGIVIGGSGNGEQIAANKVAGVRAALVWNEDTARLARQHNDANVISVGARQHSEDELEALIDLFLAEPFTGEERHQRRIDLIGRYERTGGYTGTTAPAGD, from the coding sequence ATGCGCGTGCACATCGGCACCGACCACGCCGGCTTCGAGCTCAAGAACCGCCTGGTGGCGGCGCTGCAGCAGAAGGGGCACGAGGTCACCGACCACGGCGCCCACCACTTCGACGCCCTGGACGACTATCCGCCGTTCTGCACGGATGTCGGCGAGGCGGTGGTCGCGGACAGCGAGTCCCTCGGCATCGTGATCGGCGGCTCCGGCAACGGCGAGCAGATCGCGGCGAACAAGGTCGCTGGCGTCCGCGCCGCGCTGGTGTGGAACGAGGACACGGCCCGCCTGGCCCGTCAGCACAACGATGCCAACGTGATCTCCGTCGGCGCCCGCCAGCATTCCGAGGACGAGCTCGAGGCGCTGATCGATCTGTTCCTCGCGGAGCCGTTCACGGGCGAGGAGCGTCACCAGCGCCGGATCGACCTCATCGGCCGCTACGAGCGCACCGGCGGCTACACGGGGACGACTGCTCCGGCCGGCGACTGA
- a CDS encoding Fpg/Nei family DNA glycosylase has product MPEGHTVHRLAAAFERAFGGQRVRTSSPQGRFWEAVQLDGMVLLGAEAVGKHLFLPFAPAEDVDPAAPVVRHVHIHLGLYGSWTFAGDPGFADAHAIGAPRLRMGEQEEQLDGAGGVDWRRLVPRPTVRLRIAGTRGLADLTGPTACEILDADGRQAVLDRLGPDPLRPDPERRERRRFVEAVQRSRTTIGALLMNQKIVAGIGNIYRAELLFRARLDPLVPGKDLSTGMLEEMWEDLVALMTYGARTGRIVTTQPEHREIEARIIERSRGTRQNGDEDPDVVPREESFYVYHRQTLPCRLCSTIVRSADLAARTVFWCPRCQSRRSRRASWTREHPAAPWALAAEPPDGKAA; this is encoded by the coding sequence ATGCCGGAGGGGCATACCGTCCACCGGCTGGCCGCCGCGTTCGAGCGCGCCTTCGGCGGGCAGCGGGTGCGCACCTCGAGCCCGCAGGGACGGTTCTGGGAGGCGGTGCAGCTGGACGGGATGGTCCTGCTGGGCGCGGAAGCGGTCGGCAAGCACCTGTTCCTGCCCTTCGCGCCCGCGGAGGATGTCGACCCGGCTGCGCCGGTGGTGCGGCACGTCCACATCCACCTGGGCCTGTACGGGTCCTGGACCTTCGCCGGCGACCCCGGCTTCGCCGACGCGCATGCGATCGGCGCGCCGCGGCTGCGGATGGGGGAGCAGGAGGAGCAGCTCGACGGGGCGGGCGGTGTCGACTGGCGGCGCCTGGTGCCGCGGCCGACGGTCCGGCTGCGGATCGCCGGGACCCGCGGGCTCGCGGATCTCACCGGTCCCACCGCCTGCGAGATCCTCGACGCCGACGGTCGGCAGGCCGTGCTGGACCGGCTGGGCCCGGACCCGCTGCGCCCGGACCCCGAGCGCCGGGAGCGCCGCCGCTTCGTCGAGGCCGTGCAACGCTCCCGCACCACCATCGGTGCGCTGCTGATGAACCAGAAGATCGTCGCCGGGATCGGCAACATCTACCGCGCCGAGCTGCTGTTCCGTGCCCGCCTGGACCCTCTCGTGCCGGGCAAGGACCTCAGCACAGGGATGCTCGAGGAGATGTGGGAGGACCTGGTCGCGCTGATGACCTACGGCGCCCGCACCGGGAGGATCGTCACCACCCAGCCGGAGCACCGGGAGATCGAGGCGCGGATCATCGAGCGCTCCCGCGGCACCCGGCAGAACGGGGACGAGGACCCGGACGTGGTGCCCCGGGAGGAGTCCTTCTACGTCTACCACCGCCAGACCCTGCCCTGCCGACTGTGCAGCACCATCGTGCGCTCGGCGGACCTCGCCGCCCGCACCGTGTTCTGGTGCCCCCGCTGCCAGAGCAGGCGCAGCCGCCGAGCGAGCTGGACCCGCGAGCACCCGGCCGCTCCCTGGGCGCTGGCTGCGGAGCCGCCCGACGGGAAGGCTGCGTGA
- a CDS encoding alpha/beta fold hydrolase yields the protein MSIPPLPPPSATTAEGRLPVGDGHEIFWEESGIAGGVPTLYLHGGPGGRLTPGYRRQSPAGRARIISLSQRGAGRSVPGAGAPGAVDLSTHTTAHLVADLERLREHRGIESWVVQGVSWGSTLALAYAQAHPERVLGVVLFAVTSTSRREVDWITEGVGALYPEAWDEFASVAEAHAGFDRHDHSPQRLRLVEAYRRMLTGPAGALVDHAARAWMTWEDAHIGIGGGGPAQSHAAHEDQPVSEYERGFARLVSHYWAHDGFVADWARDWGAAPGAGLLGGMPRLDGIPGVLIHGRRDVSGPALTAWELHRAWPGSELVLVEEEGHGGPRMVDAWRDAVDRLLG from the coding sequence GTGAGCATCCCGCCGCTTCCGCCTCCGTCCGCCACGACTGCCGAGGGGCGCCTCCCGGTCGGCGACGGGCACGAGATCTTCTGGGAGGAGTCCGGCATCGCCGGTGGCGTGCCCACCCTCTACCTGCACGGCGGGCCGGGAGGCAGGCTCACCCCCGGCTATCGGCGGCAGTCCCCGGCCGGTCGTGCCCGGATCATCAGCCTGTCCCAGCGGGGCGCCGGCCGCTCCGTGCCCGGGGCGGGAGCGCCCGGAGCGGTGGACCTGAGCACGCACACCACCGCGCATCTGGTCGCCGATCTCGAGCGGCTGCGAGAGCACCGGGGGATCGAGTCCTGGGTCGTCCAGGGCGTCTCCTGGGGAAGCACCCTCGCCCTCGCCTACGCCCAGGCCCATCCGGAGCGGGTACTGGGCGTGGTGCTGTTCGCCGTCACCTCCACCTCCCGTCGCGAGGTCGACTGGATCACCGAGGGCGTCGGCGCGCTCTACCCCGAGGCGTGGGACGAGTTCGCCTCCGTCGCCGAGGCCCACGCCGGCTTCGACCGTCATGACCACTCCCCGCAGCGGCTGCGCCTGGTCGAGGCCTATCGGCGGATGCTCACCGGGCCGGCCGGCGCCCTGGTCGACCACGCCGCCCGGGCCTGGATGACCTGGGAGGACGCGCACATCGGGATCGGCGGGGGAGGGCCCGCACAGTCGCACGCCGCGCACGAGGATCAGCCGGTGTCCGAGTACGAGCGCGGCTTCGCCCGGCTGGTCAGCCACTACTGGGCCCACGACGGCTTCGTCGCCGACTGGGCGCGGGACTGGGGTGCGGCGCCCGGCGCGGGACTGCTCGGCGGGATGCCCCGGCTCGACGGGATCCCCGGCGTGCTGATCCATGGCCGCCGCGACGTCTCCGGTCCGGCCCTGACCGCATGGGAGCTGCATCGCGCCTGGCCGGGCAGCGAGCTGGTGCTCGTCGAGGAGGAGGGCCACGGCGGACCGCGCATGGTCGACGCCTGGCGAGACGCCGTCGACCGCCTCCTCGGATGA
- a CDS encoding nucleoside deaminase yields the protein MAPTPTAEQDQRFLDLAIEQARTSWHQGGVPIGAVLVHEGRVLAAGHNQRVQKQSAILHAETDTIERAGRLTAGVYRESVLYTTLSPCLMCAGTALLYGIPRIVVGENRSFEMSEALLRERGVTVDVLDDARCRALMERMIVERPEIWSEDIGVESSELDR from the coding sequence ATGGCCCCGACCCCCACCGCCGAGCAGGATCAGCGCTTCCTCGACCTCGCGATCGAGCAGGCACGCACGAGCTGGCACCAGGGCGGGGTGCCGATCGGTGCCGTCCTGGTCCACGAGGGCAGAGTCCTCGCGGCCGGGCACAACCAGCGGGTGCAGAAGCAGTCCGCGATCCTGCACGCCGAGACCGACACCATCGAGCGTGCCGGTCGGCTCACTGCCGGCGTCTATCGCGAGAGCGTCCTGTACACGACCCTGTCGCCGTGCCTGATGTGCGCCGGCACCGCGCTGCTGTACGGGATCCCCCGCATCGTCGTCGGCGAGAACCGCAGCTTCGAGATGTCCGAGGCGCTGCTGCGCGAGCGCGGGGTCACCGTCGACGTCCTGGATGATGCGCGCTGCCGGGCCCTGATGGAGCGGATGATCGTGGAGCGTCCGGAGATCTGGAGCGAGGACATCGGGGTGGAGAGCTCGGAGCTCGATCGCTGA
- a CDS encoding GNAT family N-acetyltransferase yields the protein MNDTASATAPAPAPEHGHDGVLRRAVLAEIDPRTLYLLAMLRQDVFTMEQGATDADLDGRELEPTTTLAWIELPGSAAAACGLEREPVAHLRMLFEADGTGAAAVVRIGRVAVRADHRRGGVGRRLMIAALEHIEQTAPGAEVRIDAQAYLEQWYASMGFETVSEMFMEAGIEHVAMVRRPSRA from the coding sequence ATGAACGACACGGCCTCCGCCACTGCCCCGGCCCCCGCTCCCGAGCACGGCCACGACGGGGTGCTCCGCCGGGCGGTCCTCGCCGAGATCGACCCGCGCACCCTGTACCTGCTGGCGATGCTGCGACAGGACGTCTTCACGATGGAGCAGGGAGCCACCGATGCGGACCTCGACGGCCGCGAGCTCGAGCCCACGACCACCCTGGCCTGGATCGAGCTGCCGGGATCCGCGGCGGCGGCCTGCGGGCTCGAGCGCGAACCGGTCGCGCACCTGCGGATGCTGTTCGAGGCCGACGGCACCGGCGCGGCGGCCGTGGTGCGGATCGGCCGGGTCGCCGTGCGCGCCGATCACCGCCGCGGCGGTGTCGGACGCCGCCTGATGATCGCTGCGCTCGAGCACATCGAGCAGACCGCGCCCGGGGCGGAGGTGCGCATCGATGCCCAGGCCTATCTCGAGCAGTGGTACGCCTCGATGGGCTTCGAGACCGTCAGCGAGATGTTCATGGAGGCAGGGATCGAGCACGTCGCGATGGTGCGGAGGCCCTCACGGGCCTGA
- a CDS encoding ankyrin repeat domain-containing protein encodes MNEDTRTQPTSPEDPVSTEDEAVIALAHSLLDAARTGDAAALLSLVDQGAPVDLRDGAGNSPLMLAAYHGHAELVRELAARGADVDLVNDRGQSPLAGVAFKGFTDVAEVLLEAGADPALGTPSALDTAVYFERAEMVALIEARRA; translated from the coding sequence GTGAACGAGGACACCCGCACCCAGCCCACCAGCCCCGAGGACCCCGTCAGCACCGAGGACGAGGCCGTGATCGCCCTGGCCCACTCGCTGCTCGACGCCGCCCGCACCGGTGACGCCGCCGCCCTCCTGTCGCTGGTCGACCAGGGCGCCCCTGTGGACCTGCGCGACGGGGCCGGGAATTCCCCGCTGATGCTCGCCGCCTATCACGGCCACGCCGAGCTGGTGCGCGAACTCGCCGCCCGCGGCGCCGACGTCGACCTCGTCAACGACCGCGGTCAGTCCCCGCTGGCGGGCGTCGCGTTCAAAGGCTTCACCGATGTCGCGGAGGTGCTCCTGGAGGCCGGGGCCGATCCTGCTCTGGGCACCCCCAGTGCGCTGGATACCGCGGTCTACTTCGAGCGTGCGGAGATGGTCGCGCTCATCGAGGCCCGTCGGGCGTAG
- a CDS encoding ATP-binding cassette domain-containing protein — protein MLLAGASGSGKSTVLRALAGLLDEESGEGTGLLPPPTRPGEAGLLLQNPAHAVVAATAFRDIAFGPENAALDRTEIRERVAAALAAAQVGLDPQRGPLEVSGGQQQRIALAGGLALDPELLLLDEPTSMLDPDTADRVREAILVAADGAGLVIAEHRLGPWLAHVDRLVVLGEQAQILADGAPGEVLREQRALLQEIGVLVPEEKSAARPAATRSVGAGPIVASLRGVTVPSRGLTSPLDLEVRAGRLSVLTGPSGAGKTTMLRTLLDAAAPATGEVQRPEPARIAAVPQNPEHSFVATTVRAELSASPWATDPVLAEELLERAGLAHLAGAHPHRLSGGEQRRLATAAALAQAPDLLVLDEPTVGLDARRRRDVQSLLADAASRGCAVLVATHDPELIAAAADRFELPAPDPAGPPPAPRRRLPADALNPLTLCLIGILAAAGSFAVQTWQGGLLALLPTVLLAPLAVRTLRGGALRLAPILLSAAGLAWTTALLGDAPPLSREAWLLGLKEAARITAFVAPGVLALGSVEATALGDALGQRLRLPARPVVASVTALVRVGHLGRQWEVILRTRIRRGLGSARSPRLLAGATLALLVDTLRGAEQQALAMDARGFAGADHRTWAAPSPLGRADLLGAVIAGGFLVWPLIAGMLVG, from the coding sequence GTGCTGCTGGCGGGTGCCAGCGGCAGCGGGAAGTCGACCGTGCTGCGGGCCCTCGCCGGGCTCCTCGACGAGGAATCCGGCGAGGGCACCGGCCTGCTGCCTCCACCGACCCGGCCCGGGGAGGCCGGGCTGCTGCTGCAGAATCCCGCGCATGCCGTGGTCGCGGCGACGGCCTTCCGCGACATCGCCTTCGGGCCCGAGAACGCCGCCCTGGACCGCACGGAGATCCGTGAGCGCGTCGCCGCAGCCCTCGCGGCCGCACAGGTGGGGCTGGATCCCCAGCGGGGTCCGCTCGAGGTCTCCGGCGGGCAGCAGCAGCGCATCGCACTGGCCGGCGGCCTCGCCCTCGACCCCGAGCTGCTGCTGCTGGACGAGCCCACCAGCATGCTCGACCCCGACACCGCGGACCGTGTCCGCGAGGCGATCCTCGTGGCCGCCGACGGTGCCGGTCTGGTCATCGCCGAGCACCGGCTGGGGCCCTGGCTGGCTCACGTGGACCGGTTGGTGGTGCTCGGCGAGCAGGCGCAGATCCTCGCCGACGGGGCACCGGGCGAGGTGCTGCGCGAGCAGCGGGCGCTGCTGCAGGAGATCGGGGTGCTGGTCCCCGAGGAGAAGAGCGCGGCGCGACCGGCCGCGACGCGATCAGTCGGGGCGGGGCCGATCGTCGCCTCGCTGCGCGGCGTCACCGTCCCCTCCCGCGGGCTGACCTCGCCCCTGGACCTCGAGGTGCGCGCCGGTCGCCTCAGCGTGCTCACCGGCCCCTCCGGAGCAGGGAAGACCACCATGCTGCGCACCCTGCTCGATGCGGCCGCACCGGCGACCGGCGAGGTGCAGCGGCCGGAGCCCGCACGGATCGCGGCGGTCCCCCAGAACCCCGAGCACTCCTTCGTCGCGACCACCGTGCGGGCCGAGCTGAGCGCCTCCCCCTGGGCCACCGATCCCGTCCTCGCCGAGGAGCTGCTGGAGCGCGCCGGGCTCGCGCACCTCGCCGGCGCCCATCCCCATCGTCTCTCCGGCGGGGAGCAGCGCCGCCTGGCGACCGCAGCGGCCCTCGCCCAGGCCCCGGACCTGCTGGTGCTGGATGAGCCCACTGTCGGCCTGGACGCCCGTCGGCGCCGGGACGTGCAGTCTCTGCTCGCGGACGCCGCGTCCCGCGGCTGCGCCGTGCTGGTCGCCACCCACGACCCGGAGCTGATCGCGGCCGCCGCCGACCGGTTCGAGCTGCCGGCCCCGGATCCGGCCGGGCCACCGCCCGCGCCGCGGCGTCGGCTTCCCGCCGATGCGCTGAATCCGCTCACCCTGTGCCTCATCGGGATCCTCGCCGCGGCCGGCTCCTTCGCCGTGCAGACCTGGCAGGGCGGGCTGCTGGCCCTGCTCCCTACGGTGCTGCTGGCACCGCTGGCGGTGCGGACGCTGCGCGGCGGCGCCCTGCGCCTAGCCCCGATCCTGCTCTCGGCAGCGGGGCTGGCCTGGACCACGGCCCTGCTCGGCGACGCACCGCCCCTGTCGCGCGAGGCATGGCTGCTGGGACTCAAGGAGGCCGCCCGGATCACCGCCTTCGTCGCCCCCGGGGTGCTGGCGCTGGGCAGCGTGGAGGCCACGGCGCTCGGCGATGCGCTGGGTCAGCGCCTGCGCCTGCCCGCCCGGCCGGTCGTCGCCTCGGTGACGGCGCTGGTGCGGGTCGGTCATCTGGGCCGGCAGTGGGAGGTCATCCTCCGCACGCGGATCCGTCGGGGCCTGGGCAGCGCCCGCTCTCCGCGACTGCTCGCCGGGGCCACGCTCGCCCTGCTGGTGGACACGCTGCGCGGGGCGGAGCAGCAGGCCCTGGCGATGGATGCGCGCGGATTCGCCGGGGCGGACCACCGCACCTGGGCCGCACCCAGCCCGCTGGGCCGGGCGGACCTGCTCGGCGCCGTGATCGCCGGCGGGTTCCTGGTCTGGCCGCTGATCGCGGGGATGCTGGTGGGGTGA